Proteins from a genomic interval of Roseinatronobacter monicus:
- a CDS encoding DUF6880 family protein, whose product MSNKTLNTDNLEKLGPEILAALVMDLVQGSAALQRRARMELVAAQGPKDMAVDLRKRFASLRRSTSYLDWRKQRELVKDLHGLLGLIHVYVMQDDAQEAFELLWDFLQLAPTIHEHSDDSNGAIGDVFHHAVYLIGKAAPQITINPKTLAERILEAVSNAGYAEFDGIIPATAEALGEEGLEHLKKITNTWADTPPTPGEMDEYKRFGLSSTPAEAVRRARQSTCSIILAHIADAQGDVDAYMARYSPEQLTYRTIASDVARRLIAAERVQEAYAIVCGAMAREAESSFAMFDSDLHRVFEDCLEKLGKRDDLKAHLWSSFEQTLSARALRKYLKLLPDFDDIEAEEQALDLVAAHPRICAALGFMIDWSALDRAAKLVLLRTDELDGNNYMTLTRAADALDAGYPLAATLLRRAMIEDTLGGAKSKRYGHAARHLAQCQASDLAIDDYADQKPHSRFLDILRQKHGRKYGFWGLVDG is encoded by the coding sequence GAACACAGACAATCTCGAAAAACTGGGACCGGAAATACTCGCCGCGCTGGTGATGGATCTGGTGCAGGGCTCTGCCGCCTTGCAGCGCAGAGCACGTATGGAGCTGGTTGCTGCGCAGGGGCCCAAAGATATGGCCGTCGATTTGCGCAAGCGCTTTGCGTCACTACGGCGCTCCACCAGCTACCTAGACTGGCGCAAGCAACGCGAGCTGGTCAAGGATTTGCATGGCCTGCTGGGCTTGATTCACGTATATGTCATGCAGGATGATGCGCAAGAGGCCTTCGAGCTGTTGTGGGATTTCCTGCAACTCGCCCCGACGATCCATGAGCATAGTGATGACAGCAATGGCGCGATCGGAGATGTGTTTCATCATGCAGTCTACTTAATAGGGAAGGCGGCTCCACAGATCACGATCAACCCGAAAACTCTTGCCGAGCGGATTCTGGAGGCTGTATCAAACGCGGGATATGCCGAATTCGACGGGATCATCCCGGCGACGGCAGAGGCGCTTGGTGAAGAAGGGCTGGAGCACCTCAAGAAAATCACAAACACTTGGGCAGATACGCCGCCGACGCCAGGGGAGATGGACGAGTATAAACGTTTTGGACTGTCCTCAACGCCCGCTGAGGCTGTCCGGCGCGCCAGGCAGTCCACCTGCTCCATCATTCTGGCACATATAGCTGATGCCCAGGGAGATGTAGACGCCTACATGGCGCGCTATTCGCCTGAACAGCTGACCTATCGCACCATTGCGTCAGATGTGGCGCGCAGGCTGATTGCGGCAGAGCGCGTGCAAGAGGCCTACGCCATTGTCTGCGGCGCGATGGCGCGCGAGGCCGAAAGCTCGTTTGCTATGTTCGATTCCGACCTTCATCGGGTCTTTGAGGACTGTCTTGAAAAGTTGGGAAAACGCGATGACCTGAAGGCGCATCTGTGGTCAAGTTTCGAGCAGACTTTGAGCGCGAGGGCGTTGCGCAAATACCTTAAGCTGCTTCCGGATTTCGACGATATCGAGGCCGAAGAGCAGGCACTTGATCTTGTCGCGGCGCATCCGCGTATCTGCGCGGCGCTTGGGTTCATGATCGACTGGTCCGCGTTGGACCGCGCCGCGAAACTGGTATTGCTGCGCACCGATGAGCTGGATGGCAATAACTATATGACGCTGACCCGTGCGGCGGATGCATTGGATGCCGGGTATCCGCTGGCCGCAACCTTGCTGCGCCGGGCTATGATAGAAGATACGCTGGGCGGGGCCAAATCCAAGCGGTATGGTCATGCTGCCCGCCATCTTGCGCAATGTCAGGCGTCTGATTTGGCAATCGATGATTATGCTGACCAAAAGCCTCACAGCAGGTTTTTAGATATCCTGCGCCAAAAGCACGGGCGCAAATATGGGTTCTGGGGGCTCGTGGACGGATAA